Genomic segment of Streptomyces sp. NBC_00654:
GCCGCCGTACCGGAGCCCCACCCGCCGGTCCCGGCCCCGGCACCCGCCCCGTCGTCACCGCCCTGCGCTCCCCCACGCAGCTCGCGCTTCGTACCGCCGCCGACCGCGCCCAAGCCGCCGCCCCCGCCACTCCCCCAGCCCCGCGAACTCACCCCGGAACTGCACCGCACCGCCACCGCGCTCGTCACCGATCTGCGCCGCCATGCGCCCCAACTCGCGCTGTCCGAGAACGACGTCCGCCATCTGGCACCTGGTGTCGCGGCCTGGCTCGAACGCGAGGCTCCCCCCGACACCATCCGCCACGCGCTCACCAACGACCTTCCCCGTCCCCTCAGGCACCCGGCGAAACTCCTCAGGCACCGGCTGACCGCCCTCCTGCCCCCACCGCTCCCCGGCGCCCACGACCTCGCGCTCCCTCGCCGCCGTGTCGCCGTCACCCCGTTCCAGACCTGCGACGGCTGCGACCGCGCGTTCCGCTCCCACAGCCCCGGCCACTGCCGCGACTGCCGGACCGAACCGGCGCGGACCGCCGCCTGAGGACTGCCCGCCGGGCGCTCGCGGCCGCCCGCCCTGTCCTATCCGTACGTGATCGCAGTCCCGTAGGCCACTACGTACCAGGAACCGGCGTCCACCCCTTTCTGGATGGACGTCAGGCGTGCGCCGATGACCTCGCTGGCCCCGACCTGGGCCGCGTTCACGCTCAGGGACGAGAACGCTTCGCCGGGGAAGATCTGCTGGTCGCCCCAGACGACCCAGCTGTTGGTGACGGGGCGGTTCATCTGCTGGGGGCTGTCGACGGTGAGTACCGGGACCGGAAAAGAGAGTCTTCTCGCCATAACCACGGCATGGTGCCAGGGTCCGACCCGTTCGACAACGGACGGTGCACACGCGTGACCGGGCAGTAGGGCGGCAGTAGGGCTGCCGGGCGACAACCCGGTACGCGCCCCGGACGGGATCACACGGCCGCGATCGGTCCCAGGTAGGTACCGCCGGAGACATCGATGGTCTGACCGGTCACCCAGCGACCCTGCGGGCCCGCCAGGAAACCCACCACATCCGCGACGTCCTCCGGCTCGCCGATCCGTCCGAGGGCGGTGATCGACTCCAGTACGGCGACCGCCTCGGGAACGGCGGCGTAGGGGGCGATCATGTCGGTGAGCACCACCCCGGGCTCCACCGTGTTCACGGTGATCCCACGTCGGCCCAGGTCGTTGGCGAGCGACGGGCCGAGGGCCGCGAGCGCCGCCTTGGTGACGGTGTAGCCGATCTGGCCGGGTTCCGCGATCCGGGTGGCCGCCGAGCCCATGTTCACGATCCGTCCGCCGTCCCGCAGCAGCGGCAGCGCCCGCTGGATCACGAAGAGCGGCGTGCTCACGTTCACCGCCAGCAGCCGCTCGAACTCCTCCTCGGTGAGCTGCCCGATCGACCTGGCCGAGTGGATGCCCGCGTTGTTGACGAGGATGTCCAGACCGTCCACACCGTGGTCCGCCAGCCCGGCGGTGAGCCCTTCGAACAGCCGGTCCACCGCCCCGCTCTCACCGAACCGGGCCCGCACCGCGAACGCCCGGCCGCCGGCCTCGGCGATCCGCGCCACGGTCTCGGCGGCGGCCGCGTCGTCGCCGCCGTAGTGGACCGCGACCAGTGCCCCCTCGGCCGCGAGCCGCAGGGCGACCGCCCGCCCGATCCCACGCGAGCCGCCCGTCACCAGTGCGGCCCTGCCGTCCAGTTCCCCCATGACCGACTCCCCCTCGCGATGCCCCGGCCAGATCCAGGAGCGGTTCACCCTATGCGGCCTCGTGACCCGAGGACTGCGCCTCCGAAGTCACGTGTGTTTGAGCTTCGACGGGTACACCTGGTGGGACGGGTCCCACCAGAGCAGGTGAAAGATGTTGCCGACGAGGAATCCGTACAGCCGCTGTGTGCCCGTGAACTCCAGGCGCTGGATCCTCGTCGCGTCGCCGAAACCGATGACCGCCAGCCTCGCCACGGCGTCCCTGCTCAGGCCGCCGGGCAGTTCGTACTCCTTGAAGAAGCGACGGGTCGTGCGTAACTCGTTGAGTGTCATGGTTTCGCAGTCGCGCAGCTTGGTCAGCACCTCGCACAGGGTGGCCGGATCCATGCCGTCGAAGCCCCAGGGCCCGTCGTGATCGACATGTGTGAAGCGCCAGCAGACCCGGTCGTCCGAGGGTGTCAGACCGGGGAGCAGCGAGCGGACGTCACCGATCCGCTTTCCCTGTGCCGCCCCGCTGGGCGGGAGCGCCAACTTCTTCTTGACCCGTCCCCCCTTGGACATCAGCCGTGCTGCTCCTCGTGCTCAGCCAGCGCGCCGAAGAAGTCCGCGATCTCCTCATCGAGCAGCGGTTCGTTGCTCCGCTCCAGATCGGGTGCCTGGGCGCGCTCCCGCGCATGGACCCATGGCCCGGTCCGATGCGTCATCTCGGACAGCTCGTGGGCGGAGTACACAAGCATGTTCTCCAGCACGATGTCGACCGATTCCCGCTCCTGGTCGTCCAGCTCTGCCGCGTTTCCGTCGATGTCGCCCTGTTTGAGCTCGAAGCGGCCGCGGTGCTTGCTGTACAGCTCCGGGGCCACCGGACCGTTGGCCCAGGCCTCGAAGCGCTCGGCGAAGAGCGGGCGGTCCTCCCACGCCAAGTGGTAGCCGTAGGAGAAATAGCAGAGCTTCTGCAGCTTCATGGCCGACATCGGTGCGGCCTGCCGCAGGATGTACGCGGCTACGTCGTGCACGGTTGCCATGGTCCGTCCCCTCTGTCACTCGCCGTCACCCTAGAGCCCTACGCCCCCGTCGACGTCCTCGAAGCTCCCGGGCAGGTGAGGCCACCCCCTGTCAGGCCAGCGTACGGGCAGGGTCCGACAGCGACAGGACCGAAGCCGGAGGAATCAACCTCAGCAGCGGTGTTCCCCCGGACGGGTGAATCAGCTCGCCTGAAAGAATCCGGCCATGTCTACGAGCACGAAGCCGGGCTGGGCCTTCCGCACCGCCACCCCCGAGGACATCGAGCCCCTGGCAGAACTGCGGGCCCTGGTGATGCGCCCCGACCTGGAGCGCCTGGGGCGGTACGACGAGCACCGCGTACGGCAGCGGCTGCGCGACGCGTACGCCCCGGAGCACACCTCGGTGATCCTCGTGGACGGAGCGCTCGCGGGCTGCGTGTCCCTGCGCCCCGGGACGGACGGCGCGACTGGCGGCGCGACGGGCGGCACCGCGGACAACGCGCCGGACGGATGGTGGCTGGAGAACTTCTACCTCTCCCCCGCGCTCCAGGGCCGCGGCATCGGCACCGGCGTACTGCGCTCCCTGCTGGAGCGGGCCGACCGGGAGGGCGCCCCCGTGCGGCTGGCCGTGCTCCGGGGAAGCGCCGCGCGGGCCCTGTACGAGCGGCACGGTTTCATCGAGGAGCGCCGGGACCCGGTCGACGTGTTCATGGTCCGCGAACCGGTGGGCTGACACCACTTTCCCCGTTCGCCCGGACCTGTCCGGCCCGGCGCCCTACCCTGGTCCTCCACGGCTCTCGGGGGAGGCTCGGTGCGTCTGCTGATCGATGTGGTGGAAGGTGACTGGGCGGCCTTCTACGGCCGCTACGGGAACCGGACCGCATGGCGGCTCGAACGCCTGGAATCCTTCTGCTCCGATACGGGCACCGCCTCGTCCGGCGGCGCGGAAGACACCTCGGCCCGCTGGCACGAGCTGTACGACGCCGCGCTCGGCCGGGCCTTCGAGATCTCCGTACCGCTGTCCATGACCGTGGCCGACTGCCGGAGACTCGCGCTGGGCGAGGCCCGCCGGCGCGGTGCCGCCCGGCCGGATGCGGGGCCTCCGGCGGACGGGAGGGACCCGTTCGCGGACCGGGTCCTGGAGACCTGGCTGGCCGACCCCGTCACCGACGAACGGTTCGACGAGGGGCTGACGCTGGAGCGGGCCGGTCTCGGCGAGGACGACCTCGTCGTCCTGTGCGTCGAGCGCACCGCCCTGGGCGGTTACGCCATGGGCCCGGCCATGAACCCGGCCGTCCTGCTGGAGCGGCTGCAGCTCGCCATGAACGGGGCCGCCCCCGACAACGGGCCGAGGCTGTGGGGCGTACTCCTCTACACCACGGCCGACGTGGAGCTGGCGACGTACGTCCGGACGCACTTCGAGGACCTCAACGCCCTGTCCGGGCCGAACACCCGGGTCTTCGTCGTCGAGCGGCAGGCCCGATGGGCCGAGGCACGGAAGTACTGGCGCGCGCACCTGGAGCCGGAGCTGTACCGGGTGCTCTCGTCGATGCGGTGGCTCCACTGGCAGCCGTACGACCCCCAGGGCGCGTACGAGATCGCCGCGCAGCTCAAGGTGGACCCGGAGCTTTTGCCCTGCCTGGTCTTCTTCGACGGCCGGCCGGGAGTGCCGTGGGGCGAGCGGAAGATCGTCTTCCCGGTGGAGGACGTCACCCCGAGGTACTTCCGTACCCTCTTCGGCCGCATCACCAGAGCTCTCGAAACAGCCCCTCCGCTGGGGGAGGCGCCACCGGGCGGCAGCTACTACGGACCGCTGTCGTACGAGAGCGATCGGGACAGCGCCACGAGCGACAGCCGTACCGTACTGGGCGCACTGCTGCGCAGCGGCCGGGGCGGCGACGCCGCGGCCTTCGCCTCGGTCGAAGCGGCCCAGCGGGCGATCAGGGCGGCCCTGCGGCCGGCCCCCGCGCCGAGCACCGATTACCACCTCGACAACTGCCGGGTCATTCTCACGCCAGGAGCATCCGTGACCGAGAATTTCCACTTCCACGGGCAGAACACCA
This window contains:
- a CDS encoding Panacea domain-containing protein produces the protein MATVHDVAAYILRQAAPMSAMKLQKLCYFSYGYHLAWEDRPLFAERFEAWANGPVAPELYSKHRGRFELKQGDIDGNAAELDDQERESVDIVLENMLVYSAHELSEMTHRTGPWVHARERAQAPDLERSNEPLLDEEIADFFGALAEHEEQHG
- a CDS encoding heavy metal-binding domain-containing protein; the protein is MARRLSFPVPVLTVDSPQQMNRPVTNSWVVWGDQQIFPGEAFSSLSVNAAQVGASEVIGARLTSIQKGVDAGSWYVVAYGTAITYG
- a CDS encoding SDR family NAD(P)-dependent oxidoreductase yields the protein MGELDGRAALVTGGSRGIGRAVALRLAAEGALVAVHYGGDDAAAAETVARIAEAGGRAFAVRARFGESGAVDRLFEGLTAGLADHGVDGLDILVNNAGIHSARSIGQLTEEEFERLLAVNVSTPLFVIQRALPLLRDGGRIVNMGSAATRIAEPGQIGYTVTKAALAALGPSLANDLGRRGITVNTVEPGVVLTDMIAPYAAVPEAVAVLESITALGRIGEPEDVADVVGFLAGPQGRWVTGQTIDVSGGTYLGPIAAV
- a CDS encoding GNAT family N-acetyltransferase, producing the protein MSTSTKPGWAFRTATPEDIEPLAELRALVMRPDLERLGRYDEHRVRQRLRDAYAPEHTSVILVDGALAGCVSLRPGTDGATGGATGGTADNAPDGWWLENFYLSPALQGRGIGTGVLRSLLERADREGAPVRLAVLRGSAARALYERHGFIEERRDPVDVFMVREPVG